In the genome of Rhodamnia argentea isolate NSW1041297 chromosome 3, ASM2092103v1, whole genome shotgun sequence, one region contains:
- the LOC115750372 gene encoding DNA-directed RNA polymerase III subunit RPC10-like — MILWLSCANTGVKFIHCPQDDKYCAQERQMVFCPTCGKLLQVASQKPSIKIFLPFVSYVEIRRKQDLVRKKIKPDFSKEHTRWEKWPSNTVTCPHCGDRNATYHQSRTRSANEPMTAFPGAWKEMVERFDLLMPQSETVRVF; from the exons ATGATATTGTGGCTCTCCTGTGCCAATACGGGAGTTAAGTTTATCCACTGTCCTCAGGATGATAAATATTGTGCACAGGAACGACAAATGGTATTTTGCCCGACTTGTGGAAAGTTGTTGCAGGTTGCCTCACAGAAACCGTCCATCAAGATATTTCTGCCCTTCGTGTCCTAT GTTGAGATAAGGAGGAAACAAGATCTGGTTAGGAAAAAGATAAAGCCTGACTTTTCAAAAGAACACACAAGATGGGAGAAATGGCCCTCCAATACTG TGACATGCCCGCACTGTGGCGACAGAAACGCCACTTACCATCAATCTCGAACACGGTCTGCTAATGAGCCAATGACAGCATTTCCTGGCGCCTGGAAAGAAATGGTGGAAAGATTTGACCTCTTAATGCCACAATCGGAGACGGTGCGAGTATTTTGA